The genome window CCTATGCAGGTAGTTAGGATCATTGGACATGGCCAGCACCTTGGGCACAATGGTTGTCTGAGCCCAATCTGCACCAAATTTCTCTACCAGCTTCATGAGGTTATTGGTGGCGGCTTCACGGATGGCATACACTGTGGGCAGCAAACACCACGATTACTGACTGTCCTGCAGCTTATACATAGCATGCGCTTACCATGGAGCACAAAAACACCTGAACATGAACTACAGACCTCCCCAGGTCTCCCTGGTCTTTTCTACATTCATGTGGTATTTTGAAAAAGCTACAAACAGTAGATTAAGGTTCTAGGAAGTGTCTGGCAGTCATGGGGggtaaagcatttttttctggaaatggagTTCATTGCAAGGACCGCAGTGCATCTGCctttctgtaaatgtgtatgcatgagtgaatgcatttgtgtgcatgtgcgtatGTGTGGGGTGTGAGAAAGTGCGAATGTGTAAACACATCCTGAGAGAGCCTGCCCATGTAACCATAAGACAACACCATTCATGGAAAACACtactacccccccccctcctgctgtcgcCATGTGGGGTTATATAAGGGGCTTCCTAGACACCAGCTGGGCAGCATGAACATTCAATGATGTAACCCCCAAACCCCAAACCTCTGGCTGGGTGCCAGCACACGCCACACTGGCTGACTGCAAGCTGCAGAACGCACCGTGGTCCACGAGCCAGGCCATGCACAGGGAGTTCAGTTTCTCGTCGAAGAACTCCACACCCTGCCATAAGTGGGACATATTAGTGCTCTAGTGCAAATCTATACTGCATTAGGGGTTgatttgaaattaaacattttaacattaccTGATATGCATGTGAAAAATTTCACTGTTACAATTACATTTGTATGCCATCAAAAACAATGGGTCATAAAACTTGTTCCTGAAATGCTATGCCTCACTGCATTTGGTCAAAGCCatccccatgttcacatggtGTGCAATCAAAGCCACCCCCATGCCGCACCCTGACAGGTCCCTCACCAGCTGTCCCGCCAGAAGGGGCATGTACTCGATGATGGCCAGGCGAACCCTCCACTTGGCATCCTCAGCCAGCTCCACGATGGCAGGGAGCAGCGACTGGGACAGCTGCCTGATGCCGATGACCTCATTTACGCAGTCCAGGTTGGAGATGATGTTGAGCCGTACCTCTGGACACTGGGAGGGGgggaattcattcattcactcgtctgatgcttttttctaaagcagcttaaaatgtttGGTTGTGtatgaagctacttacaataacaTCCATTTACAGAGCCGAGCAGTTCTTATTGTAACAATTCAGGGCTAAGCACCTTGTTTAGGGACACTGCAGCAGACAtggagattcaaacccaggtcccttGACTGCAAGGccacagctcgaaccactatgctacttgctGCCTCACACTCAAGACTGCAGAATGTGAAACCTTCAGGAAATTGTCATGCAAGTTCAAATTTAGATCTGTCCAGAACATCTTACAGTATCTCTCAGTGAccaaaacaatattaaaaatgcaaaaaaagccTGAACCAACAAGAAGGGCTGTTTTAGCCAAAGCTTGACAAACTCTTCTGTTGCTAGGATGCCTCTGATGTGTCCTGCTCAAACAAAAAACTCAACTGAAATCAAGGACTTTTGCAAGACTGTCTCAGTGAGTGACATATGGTTCTATCTCCAGATGCTGATCACagcgttaaaaaaaacaatccccTAGGAACAGAGTCGTACTTCAGCTTTCTTTACTTTGCCAACCGATGAAACAAGTCCAGGATGTTgagaaaacaaagcagagaCCAGGAACAGCTGCTGCAGGCACGCTGATGCAGTCGTCTGCAGAATAATTTACTGCCATTTCCTGTGAACGTTCTCCAGGCTAACGTCGGACACTCAGCATGTCGCCAGCAGAAGTGGAGAAGAAGTGAGCCAGGGCCGTCTGGCACAGAGAGAGACGCAGCAGTCCAAGAGAATTTGGAAACTGCTCCCTCCTTCTGTATAGACCACAGGGTCCCACAGGGAATGGCTACCAGACGACCACCTCTCCCTAGGTTCTACTGCATTGCAGATGCACACAAGCAGCTTGTGTATGGCAAGTGTAACCATCTGCCCCACAGTGGGACACATTACTAAAGCACTTGAGTAGTACTCAGGGTGCATTCTTTTGGCAAGACCTGTGACTTTCCACACCAGCAGACCCAAGACCAAGCACCAGAAGGGAGCCCTCATCCCTCACCTCGTCCTTCAGTTGGGCCAGAAACAGTGGCAGCAAGTGCTCAATGGTGTTGTCTTTGCCCAGGATTGTGGACAGGCCCATAATGACTGATGCCAATGCTGACTTCACATGCTGGTTGGTATCAGTCACCAGCTCCTAAAAAAGATGGAAAGGAGTGCATCCTTTTCTCAGGCTAGGGAACCACACAGAGACATAGCTGCCAGCATAAAACACTCCTAAGCTATACACTGACTGCAGGGTGTTAATTGACTTCCAGCTCCTCACCTTCACACAGGACAGAATATGGCTCATGATGATGTTCTCCCTGCTGTCTTCTGGCAAATTCTCACAGAACTCTGCAGCACCAAAGGTACCAGTTAGCAAAACAGGAACAAACAGAGAAAGATGCAGTAAACGTGCCCTGTCAGGTCTGCTAGTATAGGATACAAAACATATTTGCTGGATGTTATACATTTAGGACTTTCCATCTCACTAACCTTTGACCTTGTTGGCTGCAGCAGCCCGCACCTCAGCCTCACAATCCTtcagaaggttctggaaggcTGGTACGAGATCTGCTTTAGTAATCTCTGGGCCCACTGCTTTCTGGAGCTAAAAGAAGAAATAGACCGGAAGAAGGCATCAGAATTAGCTGTGTGAATTTAGCATTATTAAGCCATACtaggggagagagaaagagaaaaaaaaaaaaaaaaaaaaaaccacacacacacacacacaacattgtGATACCGGTTCTCTACTTTAGAAACACGGCAGTCAGACCCACAGACTAAAAGGGGAGCGCAAAACGCAAAGATATACGGTATGACTGGAACAAAGGAGCCACTTCTTGCACTTTTGAGATCACCAACAAACAGGGAGAGTAATACTGACAACGTAACCAACAGCGCAGTCACCTGACTTCGCTCACCTCAGAAAACTTATCGGCCACCATGTAGCGCACCCTCCAGGACTTGTCCTCTGTAGCTTGACGTAGGGTGGGCATCACCAAGGCCTCAACATCTGGTTGGGGCAGAAGGGTGGCGATGCTGACGCATGCCTCCACAGCCAGCAGACGCACCGAGTCCTGTGGGGAGAAAAGCTGCTGCAAATACCCTTCCCCACAAACCCTGCTCCTAACCCCTGTCCATAACACACTTGCAGCCAAACAGATTCTCCTTCCACATGTCTACCAGAGATGCTCAGATGCTGACAGCAGAAGTTCTGTACCTGTTCATCAGAAGCCAATGCAGTAAAGAGGGGGATGATGTCACCCTTGACATGTTCCAGCTCCAGGACCTTGGCAAACTCTCCCAGCTTGGCTGCAGCTGCACGCCGCACCATGGGGGTGTCATCGGAGCAGAGTGTGCGGAACAGCCTGTGGACAACAGCACAGTTGTCACTCCACACACTGAACTACCCTCCTGTCCTATTTATTCAAGCAAAGGTTCTTTTGCATTTGACAGTGATGCGGTACACTTACTGGCGAATCTCTGCCTTGGTGGCGCTGGATACACGGGGGTAGCAGACACTGAAGAGCCCACAGGCAGAGGTGCGAGACGTGAACCAGTCCCCGCTGGCCAAACGTTTCACAAGGGGATGGAAGTGTAGTTCCAGATCGGCCGAGGAGTGCTCCTGGGAGATGCGCCGCAGTGACTCCACTGCCTTGTCACGCACCACTGTTTCCTCCACAGTGGCCAGGCTCTCCAGGGGAGGCTGGGTGTGAAGAAAGGCAGACAATTTAGGCCACTAGCATGGGGCAGCTATGTCTCTGCTGGTAGGTGGGTGGGTAGGTGAGTGTGTAGTTGTCTTACCAGGAGGCAGTGGACATGTTCAGGTCCACCAACCAGCACggtgaagttacccagctgctcTGCAAGGGCCAGAAGAACCTCATCCTCATCGTAGATGGTGTCTGAGGAGAAAGTTGTAAGAGAAGTTAATAGCCCAAGTCACTGACCAACATTACTGAAATCACTTAAGGAGAATGGTCAGAGATTAGACATACCGGTGAGGAAGGGAAGGAGTTCAGTGCGAGTCCTCTCGACCCCCAGGGCCAAGGCAATAGTGGAGAGCTTCTTGATGCTGTTCAGACGCAACTGGGTGGCagaggcgcgcgcacacacacacaggtcattttgcattttgtaaacCAACACATTTTCTACAGAACAATGGATTCACATAAACAGAAGAGAATCAGCATCATTAAAACAATTCTTATTTAGGAAGACCAAGATGCATGCTGTGATGACAGCTCAgctttaatttgtgtaattacATTACAAACAACAAGTGAATAACTATTAGTAAGTTATATCCTGctaactttttttctgtttttgaagttGACAACTAGCTGCTGACAAACACCTGCAAAAAACCCACACAACATAGATGCTGATACATCATGTGCAtctaaatgtgaataaatattaaaatttaataaacaaatttttttaGTCCCATAAATTTTAGTAACTTCAACAAGGGCAGTTCTTTGAATTATTCTGACCTGCGCAGGTGTCCCTCAATAACCACTACATGCTACATGGGTGGGAGTACgaaaaaacacagctgggtGCTCTGAgctctctcactcactgtcacttGACTTGAGCGACAACAAGACGagtattttctctctctctcacacacacacgttcacggGGACTGCAACAACTGAACTCGCCCGTACCGGCGTCTTTCTGCTCTCGTATCCACTAGACAGcgaaataaaagcaaagagcAGGGCGTTTGAGGTGCCGCTCTGTGTCAGAGCGCCCATCCACTTTCGCGCCGACTTCCTCTTTGTACCTTTAGCGAGCAGCCGGCGAGCGGCGCCACTTCCTCCTTCCGCCTCGCTCAACATCCCCTGTCCGCGCGCGGTAACTCCTGTTTAAACCGCCTCGCGCAATAACTACCGTCATTGGGACGCGTCGCGCGCTCGGACACTGCAGAGCTCGGATTCGCGGCACGGGTGACGAAGCAGCGCCGGGCGGGTACCGCAAAGCCAGGCCCCGGGCCCGGTGGTTGGCCTGTGTTGGTCGGGCACGAAAAGAAAGCGCCCCTTTAATTCAGTAGGATAGAGTACGTTCGCGGAACCGAGGCGTTTTGGAGCCTCGGAAAAGGCGCTCACCTGCACGTCTTCATTACGCAGCTCGTCTATGAGCACGGCGATGGGGTACAGAGAATCGTCTCCGTCCGCTCCCGCCATGTTGAGCGACCGACCCGTTCACGGCTTCTTCCGCCTACTTCCGGCTACGGGGTTTCTACCGCAGGGGCCGATAGAGGCAGAAGCGGGCTGTCAGTCATCGATTACGTACCGAAAAGTTTAAATACAGTCAAGAGCTGCAACATGTGTATTGCACAAAGCCGAAACTGTATTTAACAGGGCATTGATATAGGGAGAAGAGAAAATAGAATTATGAACAGTTACTTTTTATGCCGTTTACGTTGTTTTTACGTATCTAACAGCCACAGTCGGGAGACTAAATGAAAAACTAATATGAAAAACTAGTATCATGTGTCGATGTTCACAAAGGTCAAACATTCATCTAGTAAGTGTTGCATATACAGCAATATATCTGGAACGTCCTGTGAATTTATTATGCTTTACGACACGAAGTACAgagcaaaatgtgcaaaaaaataatttacacagtTTGGCGCTTTAGGCCATCCCCCCCATGTCTTCATTATGAAATGTTCTAGAGAATTGTCCTGGAAACCAGTCCAGCCGGTAATATTGCTCCaaaacagctgcagaagcaTTTTCATAAACCCATATATCgtgagtatatatatatatattatatgcgagtagcgctgctgtctcacaccacctgggtggtgcaagaggacatgggttcgatccccgctcaatctgtgtggagttggcatgttctcccccatgtctgcgtgggtttcctccgggtgctctggtttcctcccacagtccaaagacatgctgttcaggttcatccatagtgtatacctgacacagagagagtgtgttccactgatgtatggatgagtgacccagtgtaagtagtgtatctagcagtgtaagttacatggtgaataaggtgtgtaggctgataacactacatagttcattggaagttgctctggaaaaaaagcatctgctaaataaataaatgtaatataaatgtgatGATATTTAACTGATGCAAGTTTAATGAAAGGATTGATTGCATTTTATTAGGGTTCGAATGTACTTACTATAATGGGTAGAAATAAGATACTGCATACCTGAGAACTTCTCAGAATTAATCTTAGTAGACCTTACAGCTCAAATAAGTCTGAATTCATGCCTTAGTGCTGCCATAAGGTTTATTGTCAGTCAGCAAAGGCATTCTTTTCTGgagctggaggaaaaacaagTCAGCTAAAAGGTGATGGGAaaggttaaaaatgaaaaaggctaaatactgtggaaatgagaaattatttaatctgtagctattttttaaaattgaaaccGAGTCAGTCTTTAAAAAGCCACTACATGAGAAGAATGAAGTTATGGAAGGGGCAAGGAGCAGTCACCTGATATTAATCAAGTAGCTGGAGGCCACAGCAAATGACGTCAAACATTCCTTGCTCACAACAGGCTGTCTCTGATCTACGCCTGCTTGAAATTGACCGTATGCCCGTTCCCCTTAGACAGCCCTCTCACATTTTCCACCGCTGGCCTTATTAAATGTTAGACCATTTTTtagtcccctccccccaagtcCTCTGTTCTG of Scleropages formosus chromosome 10, fSclFor1.1, whole genome shotgun sequence contains these proteins:
- the LOC108928737 gene encoding serine/threonine-protein phosphatase 2A 65 kDa regulatory subunit A alpha isoform-like, whose product is MAGADGDDSLYPIAVLIDELRNEDVQLRLNSIKKLSTIALALGVERTRTELLPFLTDTIYDEDEVLLALAEQLGNFTVLVGGPEHVHCLLPPLESLATVEETVVRDKAVESLRRISQEHSSADLELHFHPLVKRLASGDWFTSRTSACGLFSVCYPRVSSATKAEIRQLFRTLCSDDTPMVRRAAAAKLGEFAKVLELEHVKGDIIPLFTALASDEQDSVRLLAVEACVSIATLLPQPDVEALVMPTLRQATEDKSWRVRYMVADKFSELQKAVGPEITKADLVPAFQNLLKDCEAEVRAAAANKVKEFCENLPEDSRENIIMSHILSCVKELVTDTNQHVKSALASVIMGLSTILGKDNTIEHLLPLFLAQLKDECPEVRLNIISNLDCVNEVIGIRQLSQSLLPAIVELAEDAKWRVRLAIIEYMPLLAGQLGVEFFDEKLNSLCMAWLVDHVYAIREAATNNLMKLVEKFGADWAQTTIVPKVLAMSNDPNYLHRMTTLFCISALSEPCGQEITCKHMLPVVLTMSNDQVANVRFNVAKTLQKVGPVLDNNTLQTEVKPVLEKLVADQDIDVRYFAQEAMNVLALS